One genomic window of Aethina tumida isolate Nest 87 chromosome 3, icAetTumi1.1, whole genome shotgun sequence includes the following:
- the LOC109608668 gene encoding acyl-CoA Delta-9 desaturase-like isoform X2, whose amino-acid sequence MAPNLLGNIMLGNSADPVQIISKPVEYHDRTISQPQPRIVKVTETRKPNQSTGPKYKWEIVWRNVIAFIYLHTFGLYGLYLLFNGCQLKTVYWVLAVIILSGQGITVGAHRLWAHRTYKAKLPLRIILAFLQTMAFQNHIYEWVRDHRVHHKFTDTDADPHNAKRGFFFSHMGWLMLKKHKDVFIKGKTVDLSDLEADPVVMFQKKFYLVLMPIVCFVFPAFIPWYYWGENWWYAWYTAVIFRYTLCLNGTWLVNSAAHIWGTRPYDKSIKPTENRFVAFMAFGEGWHNYHHVFPWDYKAAELGNYRLNWSTSFIDLMSKIGWAYDLKTASLEIIQKRIKRTGDGTIKAKDVGDGMHHDHDHDHSDAIWGWGDKDMNEEEKQDVRIFNKLKET is encoded by the exons ATGGCACCGAATTTACTGGGCAACATAATGCTTGGCAATTCGGCGGATCCTGTCCAAATAATCAGCAAACCGGTGGAATACCACGACCGGACGATTTCTCAACCCCAACCGCGAATTGTGAAAGTCACCGAAACCAGAAAACCTAACCAATCTACTGGGCCCAAATACAAGTGGGAAATTGTTTGGAGGAATGTGATAGCCTTTATCTACTTGCACACGTTTGGTTTATACGGATTATATTTGCTGTTCAATGGCTGTCAGCTTAAAACTGTGTATTGGG tGCTCGCCGTAATAATCCTGTCTGGCCAAGGAATAACAGTAGGAGCTCACAGATTGTGGGCCCATCGAACGTACAAGGCGAAACTGCCCCTAAGAATTATTTTGGCCTTCCTCCAGACAATGGCGTTCCAAAACCACATCTACGAATGGGTCAGAGATCACAGGGTGCATCACAAGTTCACGGACACGGACGCGGATCCTCACAATGCCAAACGAGGTTTCTTCTTTTCCCACATGGGATGGCTGATGTTGAAAAAGCACAAGGATGTTTTTATCAAGGGAAAGACGGTGGACTTGAGTGATTTAGAGGCCGATCCGGTTGTCATGTTCCAGAAGAA ATTCTATCTTGTGTTGATGCCTATTGTTTGTTTCGTCTTTCCTGCGTTCATCCCCTGGTACTATTGGGGAGAGAATTGGTGGTATGCTTGGTACACCGCCGTTATTTTCCGTTATACCTTGTGCTTAAATGGTACTTGGCTGGTAAATAGTGCTGCCCACATTTGGGGAACCAGACCATATGATAA gTCAATAAAACCGACCGAAAATAGGTTTGTGGCGTTCATGGCTTTCGGTGAGGGTTGGCATAACTACCATCACGTCTTCCCCTGGGACTACAAAGCGGCGGAACTGGGCAATTACCGCCTCAACTGGTCTACCTCGTTCATTGATCTGATGTCGAAGATTGGTTGGGCCTACGATCTCAAAACGGCTTCCTTAGAAATAATCCAGAAACGCATAAAACGTACCGGAGACGGTACTATAAAAGCCAAAGATGTGGGCGACGGTATGCATCATGATCACGATCACGATCACAGTGACGCCATTTGGGGTTGGGGTGACAAGGATATGAATGAAGAGGAAAAACAAGACGTCAGAATATTTAACAAGCTAAAGGAGACGTAA
- the LOC109608668 gene encoding acyl-CoA Delta-9 desaturase-like isoform X1, translating into MAVNKCDSVQMESKKSMAPNLLGNIMLGNSADPVQIISKPVEYHDRTISQPQPRIVKVTETRKPNQSTGPKYKWEIVWRNVIAFIYLHTFGLYGLYLLFNGCQLKTVYWVLAVIILSGQGITVGAHRLWAHRTYKAKLPLRIILAFLQTMAFQNHIYEWVRDHRVHHKFTDTDADPHNAKRGFFFSHMGWLMLKKHKDVFIKGKTVDLSDLEADPVVMFQKKFYLVLMPIVCFVFPAFIPWYYWGENWWYAWYTAVIFRYTLCLNGTWLVNSAAHIWGTRPYDKSIKPTENRFVAFMAFGEGWHNYHHVFPWDYKAAELGNYRLNWSTSFIDLMSKIGWAYDLKTASLEIIQKRIKRTGDGTIKAKDVGDGMHHDHDHDHSDAIWGWGDKDMNEEEKQDVRIFNKLKET; encoded by the exons TATGGCACCGAATTTACTGGGCAACATAATGCTTGGCAATTCGGCGGATCCTGTCCAAATAATCAGCAAACCGGTGGAATACCACGACCGGACGATTTCTCAACCCCAACCGCGAATTGTGAAAGTCACCGAAACCAGAAAACCTAACCAATCTACTGGGCCCAAATACAAGTGGGAAATTGTTTGGAGGAATGTGATAGCCTTTATCTACTTGCACACGTTTGGTTTATACGGATTATATTTGCTGTTCAATGGCTGTCAGCTTAAAACTGTGTATTGGG tGCTCGCCGTAATAATCCTGTCTGGCCAAGGAATAACAGTAGGAGCTCACAGATTGTGGGCCCATCGAACGTACAAGGCGAAACTGCCCCTAAGAATTATTTTGGCCTTCCTCCAGACAATGGCGTTCCAAAACCACATCTACGAATGGGTCAGAGATCACAGGGTGCATCACAAGTTCACGGACACGGACGCGGATCCTCACAATGCCAAACGAGGTTTCTTCTTTTCCCACATGGGATGGCTGATGTTGAAAAAGCACAAGGATGTTTTTATCAAGGGAAAGACGGTGGACTTGAGTGATTTAGAGGCCGATCCGGTTGTCATGTTCCAGAAGAA ATTCTATCTTGTGTTGATGCCTATTGTTTGTTTCGTCTTTCCTGCGTTCATCCCCTGGTACTATTGGGGAGAGAATTGGTGGTATGCTTGGTACACCGCCGTTATTTTCCGTTATACCTTGTGCTTAAATGGTACTTGGCTGGTAAATAGTGCTGCCCACATTTGGGGAACCAGACCATATGATAA gTCAATAAAACCGACCGAAAATAGGTTTGTGGCGTTCATGGCTTTCGGTGAGGGTTGGCATAACTACCATCACGTCTTCCCCTGGGACTACAAAGCGGCGGAACTGGGCAATTACCGCCTCAACTGGTCTACCTCGTTCATTGATCTGATGTCGAAGATTGGTTGGGCCTACGATCTCAAAACGGCTTCCTTAGAAATAATCCAGAAACGCATAAAACGTACCGGAGACGGTACTATAAAAGCCAAAGATGTGGGCGACGGTATGCATCATGATCACGATCACGATCACAGTGACGCCATTTGGGGTTGGGGTGACAAGGATATGAATGAAGAGGAAAAACAAGACGTCAGAATATTTAACAAGCTAAAGGAGACGTAA